The Bacteroidota bacterium genome includes the window TTTTCTAAAATTGCGAACGATTTAAGTACATGTCTATTTAAAAATTAATTAAGTACGATTCCAGCCGAGTCCATGTTCGATATCTAGTCGGACAACAAAACCCCTTGTAAATGTAAAATTTGCTAGGGGTTTTTCTTTTGTGGTGATGAGCTTGTTAGTTTTTCAGGTTGTGATATTGATAAGCCTTGTTGTTTAAGCAAACCGGGTTTCATTTTTTTCTTTTTAATGTCTGAATTTGGTGACAACTAGATAGAGGCTGATTCTTTATCAGAAGCCTTAAGCAATGAAAACCCTTCACAATAAATATCAATTTACAGCTACTCACTCCGCCAAACGCTCCACAATTTCCTTCAACAATGCAGCTCCGGTGAGCATTAAAGTTTTTACAAAATAGAGCCCGGCAAACAAGGTCAGCGTTAAGCCTCCTAAAAATAAATATTCGTTCATCTTTTCTAATTTTTTTACAAATATGTTTTCAGTATACGACAATGCATGACGCATATTTTTAATTTCTTGTTTATTTGTAAAACATAGCAGAAGCGGCATCGAGGGGCAAGTTTTTTGCCATCGAACAAGTGTGAAAAATCAACTTGTAAATCAAATTTTAGAATTACACAACGATATCAAATCAGCTTAAATCCGCAAAATCTGCGTCATCCGCGTTCTATTAAATCTTAACTAATCATAATCATCTTAATAAATCAGCGTTCCATCAAATCATAATCATCCTAAAAAATCAGCGTTCCATAAGATGCATTTTGAGTCTGCAATTCCTGCTCTTTAGGAGTTACAAATAGCTTTATAGTGGCATTTTCCTCAAACGTTTTTATTTTTCCTATTTTTAAAACCTAATTTTTTCAATATGAAACTGAAGACCTTACTTTTTCCGGCCGTACTTTTTTTTGCCTGCTACAACAGCTTTGCACAAACTAAAACAAGTGCAGCCCCTGCTACAACCGAACGCATGAGCGCAGATGCCTTTAGCGGCTTACAATTCAGAAACATCGGACCCGCCATTACTTCAGGTCGTGTAGTTGACATTGCAGTTAACCCAAAAAATAAAAGCGAATATTATGTAGCTGCTGCCTCCGGTGGAGTTTGGAAAACAGTGAATTCAGGAACTTCCTATTTGCCAGTTTTTGACGGAGAAGCTTCTTTTTCTATCGCCTGCATTAGCATTGATCCTACAAATACCAATGTAGTTTGGGTAGGTACCGGCGAAAACAACAATCAACGCGTAGCTGGCTATGGCGATGGTATTTACAAATCGGAAGATGCCGGTAAAAGCTGGAAAAATATGGGCTTAAAAACTTCCGAGCACATCGGAAAAATTTGCATCGATCCACGCAATTCAAACATAGTATTTGCTGCTGCCTACGGTCCACTGTGGAGTGCAGGAGGTGAACGTGGAATTTACAAAACAACCGATGGTGGTAAAACTTGGAAAAACACCTTGACCATTAGCGAAAATACAGGATGCAACGAAGTGGTAATGGACCCTCAAAATTCAAACATACTGTATGCAACAGCACATCAACGTCGTCGCCACGAATGGACTTACATCAGTGGAGGACCTGAATCGGCAGTGTACAAAAGTGTGGATGGAGGCGAAAGCTGGAATAAACTCGCAGGCGGAATTCCCGAAGATGAAAAGGGACGCATTGGCATTGCTGTATCACCTGTTAATTCAGACTATGTATACATCATTATTGAAGGAAATGAAAAATCAAAAGGACTTTACCGAAGTATCGATAAAGGCGCCAATTGGGAAAAGCGTGGAACTTTGAGTACCGCCGGTAATTATTACCAAGAACTTTTTTGCGATCCTAAAAATGCCGACAAGGTATATGCAATGGATTACAACATCATGGTTTCAATTGATGGAGGCAAAAATTTTCAACCCATTGGTGAAAAAAACAAACACGTCGATAACCATGCGCTTTGGGTTGACGACAGCAATGTAAACCATATTTTATCAGGTTGCGATGGCGGAATTTACGAAAGCTACGACGGTGCGAAAACATGGGATTTTAAAGACAATTTACCCATCACACAGTTTTACCGAGTATGCACCGATAACGATTATCCTTTTTACAATGTTTATGGTGGAACCCAAGATAATTTTAGTTTAGGCGGTCCTTCTCGTACCAAAAATGCAAGCGGAATTGTAAATGCCGATTGGTTTGTAACGAATGGTGGCGACGGATTTTTCTCGAAAGTTGATCCAACTGATCCCAATGTAGTGTATGCTGAATCGCAATACGGTGGCCTAATTCGCTTTGATAAAAAGAGTGGTGAAGCTATCGATATTAAACCCGTAGAAAAGGAAGGTGAAGCTGCATACCGATGGAACTGGGATGCCCCGCTACACATTAGTAATTTTAGTAATACTCGTTTGTATTTTGCAGCAAACCGATTGTTTAAAAGCGACGATCGCGGAAATACCTGGACAACGATTAGTCCTGATTTATCGCGTCAACTCGATAGAAATAAATTACCCGTAATGGGAAAAGTGTGGAGTGTGGATGCAATTGCAAAAAATGCTTCTACTTCCATTTATGGAAATATTATTTCATTTAGCGAATCAGCAAAAAATGAAAAACTCTTGTATGTTGGAACCGACGATGGCCTCATTCAAACAACAGCTGACGGAGGAACTACCTGGACCAAAACTGCTACGTTTGCAGGTGTTCCTGAACGCAGTCCGGTAAGTGCTTTAATGGCTTCACAACACAACGAAAAGCTGGTGTATGCTGCTTTCAACAACCATCGCAATGGCGATTTTAAACCTTATTTGATGAAATCAATGGATGCCGGAAAAACCTGGACGAGCATTGCATCAAACTTACCTGTACGTGGCTCTGTGTATAGCATTGCCGAAGATCATGTAAATGGTAATTTATTGTTTGCAGGTACCGAATTTGGCATATTTTTCAGCAACGATGGCGGACAAAAATGGATACAACTAAAAGGTGGTTTACCAACTATTGCCATACGCGATATTGCGATTCAAAAACGCGAGGATGATTTGGTGTTAGCCAGCTTCGGAAGAGGATTCTACATACTCGATAATTATTCATTATTGAGAACTGTGAAGAAAGAAGACCTCGAAAAACCAATCACCTTGTTCCCGGTAAAAAATGCATTGATGTATGTGGAAGCACAACCTTTAGGTCACAGGGGAAAAGGGTTTAGAAGCGAAAGTTTCTTTAGTTCTCCCAATCCTGCATTGGGTGCGGTGTTTACATATTATCTTGCCGATAACTTGAAAAATTTGAAGCAGAAAAGAAAAGACATTGAAAAAGAAAAAATTAAAAAGGGAGAAAATGTATATTACCCTTCCATGGATAGTTTACGTATGGAGGATAGGGAAGATGAGCCAAGTTTAATTTTTACCATCACCGACGAAAAAAACAATGTAATTAGAAGACTGAAAGAACCTGCTAAAAAGGGAATGCACCGCCTTGTATGGGACATGCGTCATACTCCTCTAGAACCTATTAGTTTTCGTGTACGCGATGAGGATAATTTATACGATGAGCCTAATTTTGGTCCAATGGTGATGCCCGGAACTTATTATGTTTCGGTTGCTAAAGTTGAAAATGGAAGTGTAAGTCCGTTAATTCAACCCACCGCATTTACTTGTGTAGCGCTCAATGCAGGAACTTTTCCTGCTACCGATCGTGCAGCATTGGAAGCATTTTATGCGAAGGTTAGTGAGTTAAGCAGAGTGGCAAGTGCAGCCGATAATTTACGCGATGAATTGGTAAACAAAGTAAAGTACCTGAAAGCCGCAATTCTTGATTCACCAAAGTCTCCAATAGATTTGCTCAACGAAGTAAAGCGTGTTGAAAATGTGTTAAAAGATATTAATGTGAAATTGAATGGCGATGCTAGTCTTACTAAACGTGAGTTTGAGGCGCTTCCGGGAATTAATTCTCGAATTGGGAACATGCAATATAGTTTGTGGCGAAGTACCCAAGCTCCAACCGAAACTAATAAGGAATCGTTTGCTTTAGCTGCAAAATTATTTGCGCCAATACCGGATGAACTTAAAGCGATAGAGGCTTCCATCCTAAAAATTGAGAAGCAATTGGAGCAGGATGGCGCACCACACACGCCCGGACGAGATTTTAACTGGAAAAAATAAATAAACAATTCGCAGAAGATAACTTTTTGTATTTGAATTCGTTTAGAGCTAATTGTGTGCAATTAAATGCTGAAATTGCAACACCTTTATTTCTGAACTATGAAACTACTTAGGATTTTGCTTTTGAGTTTAGTCTCAACTGCATCATTTGCACAACAGTTTTGCGCAAAAGATACTGCCTATCCTTTTACCACAGACAGTGTTCACATAAAGATTTGGAACAAAACCGAGTACGTTCCCTTTTTTATTAAAGGTGTGAATATGGGTGTTGCTGTGCCGGGCAAGTTTCCGGGCGAGTTGGCTGTTAACAATGCTCAATACGGAAGATGGTTTGGTTTGATTAAAGAAGCCGGCTTCAACTGCATCCGACTGTATACTTTACATTATCCTAATTTTTATCAGGTTTTGGATTCATTTAATTTAGCAAATCCTACCAATCCTCTTTATTTTTTTCAAGGTATTTGGCTGGAAGAGGAGTTGCCCGGTTACAATCAGGATTTGTTTTATTTGAGTAGTTTTTTTCAAAACGAAATGGAAGAAAATATCGATTGTGTGCACGGCAATCGCATCATTGCACAACGCTTTGGAAAGGCTTATGGAACCTACACTGCGAATGTGAGCAAATGGAACATAGGATACATTATTGGGCGAGAAACTTTTCCTGAAG containing:
- a CDS encoding glycosyl hydrolase, translating into MKLKTLLFPAVLFFACYNSFAQTKTSAAPATTERMSADAFSGLQFRNIGPAITSGRVVDIAVNPKNKSEYYVAAASGGVWKTVNSGTSYLPVFDGEASFSIACISIDPTNTNVVWVGTGENNNQRVAGYGDGIYKSEDAGKSWKNMGLKTSEHIGKICIDPRNSNIVFAAAYGPLWSAGGERGIYKTTDGGKTWKNTLTISENTGCNEVVMDPQNSNILYATAHQRRRHEWTYISGGPESAVYKSVDGGESWNKLAGGIPEDEKGRIGIAVSPVNSDYVYIIIEGNEKSKGLYRSIDKGANWEKRGTLSTAGNYYQELFCDPKNADKVYAMDYNIMVSIDGGKNFQPIGEKNKHVDNHALWVDDSNVNHILSGCDGGIYESYDGAKTWDFKDNLPITQFYRVCTDNDYPFYNVYGGTQDNFSLGGPSRTKNASGIVNADWFVTNGGDGFFSKVDPTDPNVVYAESQYGGLIRFDKKSGEAIDIKPVEKEGEAAYRWNWDAPLHISNFSNTRLYFAANRLFKSDDRGNTWTTISPDLSRQLDRNKLPVMGKVWSVDAIAKNASTSIYGNIISFSESAKNEKLLYVGTDDGLIQTTADGGTTWTKTATFAGVPERSPVSALMASQHNEKLVYAAFNNHRNGDFKPYLMKSMDAGKTWTSIASNLPVRGSVYSIAEDHVNGNLLFAGTEFGIFFSNDGGQKWIQLKGGLPTIAIRDIAIQKREDDLVLASFGRGFYILDNYSLLRTVKKEDLEKPITLFPVKNALMYVEAQPLGHRGKGFRSESFFSSPNPALGAVFTYYLADNLKNLKQKRKDIEKEKIKKGENVYYPSMDSLRMEDREDEPSLIFTITDEKNNVIRRLKEPAKKGMHRLVWDMRHTPLEPISFRVRDEDNLYDEPNFGPMVMPGTYYVSVAKVENGSVSPLIQPTAFTCVALNAGTFPATDRAALEAFYAKVSELSRVASAADNLRDELVNKVKYLKAAILDSPKSPIDLLNEVKRVENVLKDINVKLNGDASLTKREFEALPGINSRIGNMQYSLWRSTQAPTETNKESFALAAKLFAPIPDELKAIEASILKIEKQLEQDGAPHTPGRDFNWKK